From the Lysobacter sp. FW306-1B-D06B genome, one window contains:
- a CDS encoding adenylate kinase, giving the protein MRLVLLGAPGSGKGTQATRLKEHLQVPHISTGDLLRAEVAAGSKLGLEAKEIMASGNLVSDEILLGMLEDRLSRPDTQGGFILDGYPRNLAQAAALDKLLGRIGQPMDYAVQLEVPTEMLVERIAGRAKAEGRADDSPESVRTRLTVYNDQTAPVIDFYRQHGQLTVVNGVGSLDDVFNRIVEALSPAKEVG; this is encoded by the coding sequence ATGCGATTGGTACTTCTGGGCGCGCCCGGCTCCGGCAAGGGCACGCAGGCCACGCGCCTCAAGGAGCATCTGCAGGTCCCCCACATCTCCACCGGCGACCTGCTGCGCGCCGAAGTGGCGGCGGGCAGCAAGCTGGGTCTTGAGGCGAAGGAGATCATGGCCTCGGGCAACCTCGTCAGCGACGAGATCCTGCTGGGCATGCTGGAGGACCGCCTCTCGCGTCCCGATACCCAGGGCGGTTTCATCCTCGATGGCTACCCGCGCAACCTGGCCCAGGCCGCTGCGCTGGACAAGCTGCTGGGCCGCATCGGCCAGCCGATGGACTACGCCGTGCAGCTGGAAGTGCCGACCGAGATGCTGGTCGAGCGCATCGCCGGCCGCGCCAAGGCCGAAGGCCGCGCGGACGACAGCCCGGAATCGGTGCGCACGCGCCTGACGGTCTACAACGACCAGACCGCGCCGGTGATCGACTTCTATCGCCAGCACGGCCAGCTGACCGTGGTGAACGGCGTGGGCTCGCTGGACGATGTGTTCAACCGCATCGTCGAGGCGTTGTCGCCGGCTAAAGAAGTCGGGTGA